One Streptosporangium becharense genomic window, GCCCCCTCCTCGTCGTAGCGGCGGGCCAGCTCGACCGGGTCGCCCGCGTCACGAAGGTTCTCGAAGTTGACGCCCTTGACCACCCGCCCCGCGTCCACGTCCAGACAGGGGATCACTCGTACCGCGACACTCACTTGCCATTCCTCATTCCCGGTATGCCTCGAACTCCCGGTACGCCGCGGCCCCGGCACCGGACCGCCGCTCCGGCGGCCCGACCGGCGACCACCGTGGCCGGGCCCGCTCCGCGTCCCGGCGCGGACGGGCGGGCCGTGGCGTCTCCCCCGTGGCCCCGCCTCCAGGGTCTCACCGCGACGGGTGGGACCGCACCGCGGCCAGGGCGTCCTCCAGGGTGAACGCCTGCGCGTACAGCGCCTTGCCCACGATCGCACCCTCGACGCCGATCGGCACCAGCTCGGCCAGGGCTCGCAGGTCGTCCAGGGACGAGACGCCGCCGCTGGCCACCACCGGCTTGTCGGTACGGGCGCAGACCTCCCGCAGCAGGTCGAGGTTGGGACCGCGCAACGTGCCGTCCTTGGTGACGTCGGTGACGACGTAACGGGCACAGCCGTCGGCCTCCAGGCGGGCCAGGACCTCCCACAGGTCACCGCCCTCCTTCGTCCAGCCGCGGGCGGCCAGCGTGGTGCCGCGGACGTCGAGGCCGATCGCGATCCGGTCGCCGTACTCGGCGATGATCTTGGAGCACCAGGCGGGGTTCTCCAGCGCCGCGGTGCCGATGTTCACCCGGCGGCAACCGGTGGCCAGCGCCAGCTCCAGGGAGGCGTCGTCGCGGATGCCGCCGGACATCTCCACCTTCACGTCGAGCGCACCCACCACCGCGGCCAGCAGCTCACGGTTGCTGCCACGGCCGAAGGCCGCGTCGAGGTCGACCAGATGAATCCACTCGGCGCCGGCCTCCTGCCAGGCCAGCGCCGCCGACAGAGGGTCGCCGTACGACGTCTCGGTGCCGGCCTCGCCCTGGACCAGGCGGACCGCCTGGCCGTCGGCGACGTCCACCGCGGGGAGCAGCTCAAGCGACATCTGTTTCAAGACCTCCGGTCGAAGACGAGGGTGACGAAAAGCGGTACGAACAACAGCGACAGCACGAGCGCGCCGAGCCGCGCCGCCCACGAGGACCACAGCAGCCAGACGATCGCCTGGGCGATCAGGAACAGGACCGCCACGACCCCGTTCTGCGTCCGGCGGCGACGAGCGATGATCCCCCCCTGGGAGACGATCCGCGCGGACCGCCGCGGCAGCAGGGCGGCCACCCGGCCGGTCAGCGCGCGCCGGCGCGCCAGCCTCGCCTCCCGTTCGGCGCGCAGGGCCGCCGCGCGCGCCCGTTCGGCCTCGCGCTCGGCCCTGCGCCTGGCCCGCTCCCTGCTCAACGGATCACTTCAGGGTTCCGAGCCAGTTCGACAGCAGCTGCGCGCCGGCGTCGCCCGACTTCTCGGGGTGGAACTGGGTGGCCGCCAGCGGGCCGTTCTCCACCGCCGCGACGAACGGGGCGCCGTGCTCCGACCAGGTGACCAGCGGCGCGGCGAAACCGGGCCCGGGGTCGAGCTCCCAGGTGCGGACCCCGTAGGAGTGCACGAAGTAGAAGCGCGTGTCGGCGTCGATCCCGGCGAACAGCAGGCTCCCGGCGGGCGGCTTGACGGTGTTCCATCCCATATGCGGCAGGACCGGTGCCTCCAGTCGCTCCACGGTGCCCGGCCACTCGCCGCAGCCCTCCGTGGTGACGCCGTGCTCGACGCCGGTCTCGAAGAGGATCTGCATGCCGACGCAGATGCCCAGCACCGGGCGGCCCGCCGCCAGCCGGCGTCCGATCATGCGCTCGCCGCGCACCTCGCGCAGCCCGCGCATGCACGCCGCGAACGCGCCGACCCCGGGGACGACGAGGCCGTCGGCCTCCATCGCCGCCTCGTAGTCGGCCGTCACCGTGACCTCCGCGCCGACCCGCGCCAGCGCGCGTTCGGCCGAGCGCAGATTGCCCGAGCCGTAGTCGAGAACGGTTACCTTCACCACCAGAGCACCGCCGCCGTAGTCGCCAGGGCCGCGAGGACGGCGAGCAGCACCGCCCCCTTCTTCAGGCCCTGTTTGAGGAAAGAGACAATCCCGCCGACGAGGAAGAGCGCGACGAAGGCCATCGCCACGGCCGTCCAGTTGCCGGTCACTCCCCCTCCCTCCCCGGCGCGCCGGGCGGGCCGCACCGGGCGGCCCGCCCGGTCACAGCACGCCCTTGGTACTGGGCACCCCGCCCGCCCGCGGGTCACGCTCGCACGCCGCCCGCAACGCCCTGGCCAGCGCCTTGAACTGCGCCTCCACGATGTGGTGGGCGTTGCGGCCGTACGGGACGCGCACGTGCAGGCAGATCGCGGCCTGGGCCACGAACGACTCCAGGATGTGCCTGGTCATCGTCGTGTCGTACTCCGGGCCGATCATCGGGGCCATGCCCTCGGGCTCGCTGTGGACGAGGTAGGGCCGGCCGGACAGGTCGACCGTGACCTCGGCCAGCGACTCGTCCAGCGGGCACGACGCGTTGCCGAACCGCCGGATAC contains:
- the priA gene encoding bifunctional 1-(5-phosphoribosyl)-5-((5-phosphoribosylamino)methylideneamino)imidazole-4-carboxamide isomerase/phosphoribosylanthranilate isomerase PriA, which encodes MSLELLPAVDVADGQAVRLVQGEAGTETSYGDPLSAALAWQEAGAEWIHLVDLDAAFGRGSNRELLAAVVGALDVKVEMSGGIRDDASLELALATGCRRVNIGTAALENPAWCSKIIAEYGDRIAIGLDVRGTTLAARGWTKEGGDLWEVLARLEADGCARYVVTDVTKDGTLRGPNLDLLREVCARTDKPVVASGGVSSLDDLRALAELVPIGVEGAIVGKALYAQAFTLEDALAAVRSHPSR
- the hisH gene encoding imidazole glycerol phosphate synthase subunit HisH, yielding MVVKVTVLDYGSGNLRSAERALARVGAEVTVTADYEAAMEADGLVVPGVGAFAACMRGLREVRGERMIGRRLAAGRPVLGICVGMQILFETGVEHGVTTEGCGEWPGTVERLEAPVLPHMGWNTVKPPAGSLLFAGIDADTRFYFVHSYGVRTWELDPGPGFAAPLVTWSEHGAPFVAAVENGPLAATQFHPEKSGDAGAQLLSNWLGTLK
- the hisB gene encoding imidazoleglycerol-phosphate dehydratase HisB is translated as MSITTGAGFAPRRGRVERVTKETSVLVEVDLDGTGNVEVSTGVGFFDHMLNQLGKHGLFDLTVKTEGDLHIDSHHTIEDTALALGAAFREALGDKSGIRRFGNASCPLDESLAEVTVDLSGRPYLVHSEPEGMAPMIGPEYDTTMTRHILESFVAQAAICLHVRVPYGRNAHHIVEAQFKALARALRAACERDPRAGGVPSTKGVL